A window from Chitinophaga filiformis encodes these proteins:
- a CDS encoding c-type cytochrome codes for MKLKLFCIACCAMVVALFSCGTSEQKSSSDETAQTSPAEPAPAPSPAPAGDPKGVGKFTNVQLTHPLDEKMIAAGQQTYDVKCASCHKTTNEKLVGPGWKGVTDRRTPEWIMNFITNTDEMLNKDAEAQAMLEVCMVRMPNQNLKDEDARAILEFMRKTDGKN; via the coding sequence ATGAAACTAAAACTTTTCTGTATTGCCTGTTGTGCAATGGTCGTGGCGCTCTTTAGCTGCGGGACCTCGGAACAAAAATCGTCTTCAGATGAAACGGCTCAAACTTCCCCGGCGGAGCCAGCTCCTGCTCCATCTCCGGCACCCGCGGGAGATCCAAAAGGCGTTGGAAAATTTACGAATGTTCAATTAACACATCCCCTGGATGAAAAGATGATCGCTGCAGGCCAGCAGACCTACGATGTCAAATGTGCCTCCTGCCACAAGACTACCAATGAGAAACTGGTAGGTCCCGGCTGGAAAGGAGTTACTGACCGGAGAACACCCGAATGGATCATGAATTTCATCACCAATACCGATGAAATGTTAAACAAAGACGCCGAAGCGCAGGCCATGCTGGAAGTCTGCATGGTCAGAATGCCAAACCAGAACTTAAAAGATGAAGATGCGCGTGCCATCCTTGAATTCATGCGCAAAACAGATGGTAAGAACTAA
- a CDS encoding pentapeptide repeat-containing protein, whose translation MDTRIIGGKIAQARKKVNMSQAQLAQLLFVSPQAVGKWERGESIPDIITFNRLAEIAGLDLNYFSENFHSTDEEMTVKMPATVIDREQAQQELSSTSGAQQLLANFSGSDLAKSDFAGLTAHKMKFNGCSLQGADFSGADISGSSFAASDAHEVNFDGTNLTDCTLTAVNLTDASFNKTILLRTEFSASELTRAKFTDAKLIDAKLVKTDLRNTIFENCAFNGVDFNYSDLRALCLDGQTFTGVKFHNTALNDTTFNGATLKNVSFRSTFALTNKYYRAIKTIRFDGAMMDKLTFAALKGMGADLSKVTII comes from the coding sequence ATGGATACCAGGATAATCGGCGGCAAAATTGCCCAGGCTAGAAAGAAAGTAAATATGTCCCAGGCACAACTCGCTCAACTGCTGTTTGTAAGTCCACAGGCAGTTGGAAAATGGGAACGCGGAGAATCAATCCCCGACATCATTACATTTAACCGGCTGGCAGAAATTGCAGGCCTTGATCTTAATTATTTTTCCGAAAACTTTCACTCTACAGACGAGGAGATGACTGTCAAGATGCCCGCCACCGTTATTGATAGGGAGCAGGCGCAACAGGAGTTAAGCAGCACCTCAGGGGCACAACAGCTACTCGCCAACTTCAGCGGGAGCGACCTGGCTAAGAGTGACTTTGCAGGCCTTACCGCCCATAAAATGAAATTTAATGGCTGCTCCCTGCAGGGCGCTGACTTTTCCGGTGCCGATATCAGCGGCAGTTCATTTGCGGCCAGCGATGCTCATGAAGTCAATTTCGACGGAACAAATCTGACAGATTGTACCCTGACTGCCGTTAACCTTACCGACGCCAGCTTCAACAAGACCATTCTCCTACGCACTGAATTCAGCGCATCCGAGTTGACCCGCGCAAAGTTTACCGATGCAAAACTGATTGACGCAAAGCTGGTCAAGACGGATCTTAGAAACACCATCTTTGAAAACTGCGCCTTTAACGGCGTGGACTTTAATTATTCCGATCTGAGGGCATTATGTCTGGACGGGCAGACCTTTACCGGTGTCAAGTTTCACAACACAGCCTTAAACGATACCACCTTTAATGGCGCAACACTCAAAAATGTCTCCTTCCGCTCCACATTCGCTTTAACTAATAAATACTACCGGGCCATCAAAACCATCCGCTTTGACGGTGCGATGATGGATAAACTGACCTTTGCTGCACTCAAGGGCATGGGAGCCGATCTGTCAAAGGTCACAATCATATAA
- a CDS encoding AAA family ATPase: MNVSDFIINDKEQVSLNDVLLSHDNRTGIEQLIKEHLYIEELHKFGLPVNNKLLLHGSSGCGKTTTAKAIAKALNRTLLILDLSSIVSARIGETSQNIKQVFDKAIRERAVLFLDEFDQVAKARGNDDKDVGEMRRLVNTLIQLIDYFPEKALLVAATNHAHIIDKALLRRFQLQITFDMPGETELDKYYDRLLNKFPHDMQNIKRRYNISYAEAKDDAYTQIKATLLANLENKLNMPA; the protein is encoded by the coding sequence ATGAACGTTTCAGATTTTATTATAAATGACAAAGAACAAGTATCACTCAACGATGTCTTATTAAGTCATGACAACAGGACCGGCATTGAGCAGCTTATAAAAGAGCACTTATACATAGAAGAACTGCATAAGTTTGGACTTCCTGTAAATAATAAATTATTACTACATGGTAGTTCCGGTTGTGGTAAAACAACAACGGCCAAGGCAATTGCAAAAGCATTAAACAGAACATTACTGATATTGGATCTGAGTAGTATTGTGTCTGCCCGCATCGGAGAAACCTCACAGAACATCAAACAGGTTTTCGACAAAGCGATCAGGGAAAGAGCTGTATTGTTCCTGGACGAATTTGACCAGGTCGCTAAAGCGCGTGGCAATGACGACAAAGACGTTGGTGAAATGCGGCGATTGGTGAACACCCTTATACAGCTTATCGATTATTTCCCTGAAAAAGCTTTGCTGGTCGCAGCCACTAACCATGCACACATTATAGACAAAGCACTGCTAAGACGATTTCAACTGCAAATAACGTTCGATATGCCTGGCGAAACGGAACTGGATAAATATTATGACAGGCTGTTAAATAAATTCCCGCATGATATGCAGAATATTAAACGCCGGTATAATATATCCTACGCAGAAGCGAAAGATGACGCATACACACAGATAAAAGCAACACTGCTGGCGAACCTGGAGAATAAATTAAACATGCCTGCATAA
- the nosD gene encoding nitrous oxide reductase family maturation protein NosD has protein sequence MSPYKLIILLLIFLPGVIRAKSVKVYPGRNSFQKAIDAAKQNDTLLLQPGLYKEHDILINKKLVIIGIGYPIVDGEHKSQIIFITADSVILQGIQVQNTGRSSMTDMAAIRVQNANHVVVRSNRAFNNTYGIYLQNAGFTTVQHNTIQASSVDELNSGNGIHAWKCHDLQIAGNDISGHRDGIYFEFVTSSVITANVSHNNVRYGLHFMFSHNDTYTSNRFSDNGSGVAVMYSRGVTMTGNIFLHNWGDAAYAILLKEISDSKINHNQFLKNTVGLYMESTTKIAVSENQFSENGWGIKVMASCSGSDFTKNNFMGNSFDVATNGTTMLNHFSENFWDKYDGYDLDKDGIGDVPYYPVSVYSVVSERVPTAMILYRSFLTGIMDQVEKVMPSIIPDQLKDDTPRMKKWKL, from the coding sequence ATGTCGCCTTACAAGCTGATCATATTACTACTTATATTCCTGCCCGGAGTAATCCGGGCAAAATCCGTAAAAGTATACCCCGGCAGGAATAGTTTTCAAAAAGCTATTGATGCTGCTAAACAGAATGATACACTTTTACTGCAGCCAGGCTTATATAAAGAACACGACATTCTTATCAATAAAAAGCTCGTGATCATTGGTATAGGCTATCCTATAGTTGACGGGGAACATAAATCCCAGATCATCTTTATTACGGCCGATTCGGTCATACTACAAGGCATCCAGGTACAGAACACAGGCCGTTCCAGCATGACAGACATGGCGGCCATAAGAGTGCAGAATGCCAATCACGTTGTTGTTCGTAGTAACAGGGCCTTCAATAATACATATGGCATCTATCTACAAAATGCCGGTTTCACTACTGTACAGCACAATACCATCCAGGCCAGCTCAGTAGATGAACTGAACAGTGGTAACGGTATCCATGCCTGGAAATGCCATGACCTGCAGATTGCAGGCAATGACATTTCCGGACATCGTGATGGTATCTACTTTGAATTCGTTACCTCTTCCGTTATCACAGCGAATGTCTCGCACAACAATGTCCGTTATGGACTACATTTCATGTTCTCTCATAATGATACCTATACCAGTAACCGCTTTTCCGACAATGGCTCAGGTGTGGCGGTTATGTATTCCAGGGGAGTAACGATGACCGGCAATATCTTCCTGCACAACTGGGGTGACGCCGCTTATGCCATTCTATTAAAAGAAATTTCAGATAGTAAGATCAATCATAACCAGTTCCTAAAGAATACTGTCGGCCTCTATATGGAAAGCACGACCAAAATTGCTGTGAGCGAAAACCAGTTCAGTGAAAACGGCTGGGGCATTAAAGTGATGGCAAGTTGCTCGGGAAGTGATTTTACGAAGAATAATTTCATGGGCAACTCTTTTGATGTTGCCACGAACGGCACTACCATGTTGAATCACTTTAGTGAAAACTTCTGGGACAAATATGATGGTTATGACCTCGATAAAGATGGGATCGGCGATGTTCCCTACTATCCTGTAAGCGTCTATTCGGTTGTTTCCGAACGTGTACCAACAGCAATGATCCTGTACAGGAGTTTCCTGACAGGCATCATGGACCAGGTTGAAAAAGTAATGCCAAGCATTATACCAGACCAGCTCAAAGATGATACTCCAAGAATGAAAAAGTGGAAACTATGA
- the nosZ gene encoding Sec-dependent nitrous-oxide reductase: MKNTESAVSGDAASKVYVAPGKYDEFYNFVSGGFNGQVSVYGLPSGRLLKVIPVFSLNPENGYGYSEETKEMLKTTAGYVPWDDQHHLELSQTNGEHDGRWLFANANNTPRIARIDLSTFKTMEILEIPNSAGNHSSPFITENTEYVVAGTRFAVPMGNEDVPINSFKQNFKSTATFVRVDKNTGNMDIAFQIMLPGMNLDLSHAGKGPSHDWFFFSTYNTEQANTLLEVNASQKDKDFIVAVNWKKAEEYANAGKGKKVPAGYIHNTFDEHTQNTTSALQKEVLVLDPKDCPDMLYMIPCPKSPHGCDIDPTGEYIVGSGKLAALIPVFSFNKLQSAIQNKKFEGDYYGIPVVKYEEALYGEVKKPGLGPLHTEFDAEGNAYTSFFISSEVVKWNIKDLKVIDRSPTFYSVGHLMVPGGDTKKPYGKYLVAYNKITKDRFLPTGPELAQSAQLYSIEGDKLKLLLDFPTFGEPHYAQALPAQKIKDKSAKFYDIMQNKHPFISLGEKNAKVIRQGNRVDIYMTAIRSHLTPDNIEGVFVGDEIYFHVTNLEQDWDVPHGFAIKNNANAELLIMPGETSTLKFVPDKQGIYPFYCTDFCSALHQEMQGYLRVSAKGSNVPLKYGTNATDTAAVLTAQK, translated from the coding sequence ATGAAGAATACGGAATCTGCCGTAAGTGGCGATGCTGCTTCCAAAGTATATGTAGCGCCCGGCAAGTATGATGAGTTTTACAACTTCGTCTCCGGCGGTTTTAACGGTCAGGTATCGGTGTATGGCCTTCCTTCCGGAAGATTACTTAAAGTGATCCCCGTATTTTCGCTGAACCCGGAGAACGGGTATGGATATAGTGAGGAAACCAAAGAAATGTTGAAAACAACTGCCGGTTATGTTCCCTGGGATGATCAGCATCACCTGGAGCTGTCGCAGACAAACGGTGAACATGATGGCCGCTGGCTGTTCGCGAATGCTAACAATACTCCCCGCATTGCCCGTATCGATCTATCCACCTTTAAAACAATGGAGATCCTCGAAATCCCTAACAGCGCAGGTAACCACTCTTCTCCTTTCATCACTGAAAATACAGAATATGTAGTGGCCGGTACCCGTTTTGCCGTACCTATGGGCAACGAAGATGTTCCTATCAATTCATTTAAACAGAACTTCAAAAGTACCGCCACCTTCGTACGTGTAGATAAAAATACCGGCAACATGGATATCGCCTTCCAGATCATGCTGCCAGGTATGAACCTTGACCTGAGTCATGCAGGTAAAGGCCCGTCTCACGACTGGTTCTTCTTCTCTACCTATAACACCGAACAGGCAAACACATTGCTGGAAGTGAATGCTTCACAAAAAGATAAGGACTTCATCGTAGCGGTGAACTGGAAAAAAGCAGAAGAATATGCCAATGCCGGGAAAGGTAAAAAAGTACCTGCAGGATACATACACAACACCTTTGACGAGCACACACAAAACACTACTTCCGCATTGCAGAAAGAGGTGCTGGTGCTTGATCCCAAAGATTGTCCTGACATGCTATATATGATACCCTGCCCTAAGTCTCCACATGGATGCGACATAGATCCTACAGGCGAATACATCGTAGGTAGCGGTAAACTGGCTGCATTGATCCCTGTATTCTCCTTCAACAAACTCCAGTCTGCCATTCAGAATAAGAAATTTGAAGGCGACTACTACGGCATTCCTGTAGTGAAATATGAGGAAGCGCTCTACGGTGAAGTGAAAAAACCAGGCTTAGGCCCTTTACACACAGAGTTTGATGCAGAAGGTAATGCATATACCTCCTTCTTCATTTCATCTGAAGTGGTTAAATGGAATATTAAAGACCTTAAAGTGATTGACAGATCACCTACCTTTTACTCTGTGGGTCACCTGATGGTACCGGGTGGTGATACCAAAAAACCTTATGGTAAATACCTCGTTGCTTACAACAAGATCACTAAAGACCGCTTCCTGCCAACAGGTCCGGAACTGGCACAGTCTGCACAGCTCTATTCCATTGAAGGCGATAAATTAAAGCTGCTGCTTGACTTCCCAACCTTTGGCGAACCACACTATGCACAGGCACTGCCTGCCCAGAAAATAAAAGACAAGAGTGCGAAGTTCTACGACATCATGCAGAACAAGCATCCGTTCATATCATTGGGTGAAAAGAATGCAAAGGTTATCCGCCAGGGCAACAGGGTCGATATCTATATGACAGCTATCAGGTCCCACCTGACTCCGGACAATATCGAAGGAGTCTTTGTTGGTGATGAGATCTACTTCCATGTAACCAATCTCGAACAGGATTGGGATGTTCCGCATGGCTTTGCTATTAAGAATAATGCCAATGCCGAGTTACTGATTATGCCGGGCGAGACTTCTACACTGAAATTTGTTCCTGATAAACAAGGCATCTATCCATTTTATTGTACCGACTTCTGTTCTGCGCTGCATCAGGAAATGCAGGGTTACCTGAGAGTTTCTGCCAAAGGCAGCAATGTACCGCTGAAATATGGTACGAATGCCACAGATACAGCAGCTGTTCTTACCGCACAGAAATAA
- a CDS encoding ABC transporter ATP-binding protein, whose amino-acid sequence MIKIEHLTKSFGKFAALKDINVHMRQGQAISLLGPNGSGKTTLIKSILGLVIPEKGNITIDGQSVKSDWSYRSQIGYMPQIGHYPDNMTIDQVFALIREMRKDMQQYDEELIYGFQLNKLGNKTMRSLSGGTRQKVSASLAFLFSPNVYILDEPTAGLDPVSSELLKEKILKEREAGKLILITSHVLSDLEGIASHIIYLQDGELLFYRTIEELQEVTGEEKLNRVIAHIMKNESRVAKTIQR is encoded by the coding sequence ATGATTAAGATAGAACATCTCACCAAATCCTTCGGCAAATTTGCTGCATTGAAAGATATCAATGTTCATATGCGCCAGGGGCAGGCCATTTCCCTGCTTGGGCCGAACGGATCTGGTAAAACGACCCTGATAAAATCCATTCTCGGCCTTGTAATTCCCGAGAAAGGCAATATCACCATTGATGGCCAGTCGGTGAAAAGCGACTGGTCCTACCGCTCACAGATCGGATATATGCCGCAGATCGGGCATTATCCTGACAATATGACCATAGACCAGGTATTTGCCCTGATCAGGGAAATGAGGAAAGACATGCAGCAATATGATGAAGAACTGATCTATGGGTTCCAGTTGAATAAACTCGGCAACAAGACGATGCGTAGTCTGTCAGGTGGAACAAGACAGAAAGTGAGCGCATCACTTGCCTTCCTTTTTTCTCCCAATGTATACATTCTTGACGAACCCACAGCTGGCCTTGACCCGGTTTCAAGTGAGCTGCTAAAGGAAAAGATCCTGAAGGAGCGGGAGGCAGGCAAGCTCATACTGATCACATCACATGTACTGAGTGATCTGGAAGGAATAGCCAGCCATATTATCTATCTGCAGGATGGCGAGCTCCTTTTTTACAGAACCATCGAAGAGCTTCAGGAAGTGACAGGCGAAGAAAAACTAAACAGGGTCATTGCGCATATCATGAAGAATGAATCACGCGTTGCTAAAACCATACAAAGATGA
- a CDS encoding ABC transporter permease subunit, translating to MKTIIKYVLLDLMRNKVILFYTIILAVLAVSVLGIDDNPTKGLLSLLNITLLFVPLITILFSTIYFFNAIEFTELLLSQPIKRKKVILAEYSALTLSLSAAYAVGIGIPLLLLVSGIESFILTLVGILLTCVFSSLALLIFVKCRDKTKGIGIAIATALFFTLLFDGFLLAFIYSFSDYPIDEAVVGIIAFNPIDLGRVLMLLHLDVAVLMGYSGALFKKFLGSATGSIFSIACILLWIIVPLLLSVRIFNRKDL from the coding sequence ATGAAGACAATTATTAAATATGTGCTGCTCGATCTGATGCGGAATAAGGTGATACTATTTTATACGATCATCTTAGCCGTACTTGCAGTGAGCGTGTTAGGTATTGACGATAATCCAACCAAGGGACTATTAAGCCTGCTGAATATCACCCTGCTGTTCGTACCGCTTATTACCATCCTGTTCTCTACCATTTACTTTTTCAACGCAATAGAATTCACAGAACTACTACTATCCCAACCCATCAAGCGGAAGAAGGTTATTCTGGCAGAATATTCAGCCCTCACATTATCTTTATCTGCGGCCTACGCTGTAGGAATTGGCATTCCGCTGTTATTGCTTGTATCCGGTATTGAATCATTCATCCTTACACTGGTTGGCATCCTGCTCACCTGCGTATTTTCTTCCCTGGCCCTCCTGATCTTTGTAAAATGCAGAGACAAAACAAAAGGTATCGGTATAGCCATTGCTACCGCATTATTTTTTACACTGCTGTTTGACGGGTTTCTGCTGGCATTTATATATTCATTCAGCGATTATCCTATAGACGAGGCGGTGGTAGGTATTATTGCATTCAATCCTATTGATCTTGGAAGGGTACTGATGTTGCTACATTTGGATGTGGCGGTACTGATGGGGTATTCCGGCGCACTGTTTAAGAAGTTCCTGGGCTCAGCCACCGGCAGCATTTTCTCTATTGCCTGTATCTTATTGTGGATAATAGTCCCCTTATTACTTTCTGTCAGGATATTTAACAGGAAGGATCTTTAA
- a CDS encoding serine hydrolase domain-containing protein, protein MKRFFLLTMLTVIVLLACSADDTARPPASGGKYDFSAVDRYIEDNLGVYNNHIVVLISRNGELIYHKEINMTANTNFPIASASKWLSAAVIMSLVDDRKLVLDDSVGRFLPVFSQYGKGGITIRQLFSHTAGFAGDENATNLRNKYEYRRNLTLAQAVDSIAVYTPLANTPGAAFSYGSTSMQIAGRIAEIVSGKSWQVLFNEKIGKPCEMNAVYSTTNILNPLIAGGVHTTANDYLNFLEMLENKGRFNGRQVLSTQAIDQMMKDQTNNAVIRSTPYPANPFATYPLSVVRYGIGNWLDVVDASGHVQESSSPGLFGTHPWQDTRHHLVGIIFTRTSGKKSNQVSLRIRQMVRDIVDKG, encoded by the coding sequence ATGAAAAGGTTTTTTTTACTTACAATGTTGACTGTAATTGTATTACTGGCTTGTAGTGCTGATGATACGGCCCGGCCGCCCGCTTCCGGCGGCAAATACGATTTTTCGGCTGTTGACCGCTATATTGAGGATAACCTGGGTGTGTATAACAATCATATAGTTGTGCTTATTTCGCGGAATGGAGAACTGATCTATCATAAGGAAATCAACATGACTGCCAATACTAATTTCCCCATAGCTTCTGCCTCCAAGTGGTTGTCGGCCGCTGTGATCATGTCCCTGGTGGATGACAGGAAATTGGTGTTGGACGATAGCGTCGGCCGGTTTTTACCGGTTTTCTCACAATATGGCAAAGGAGGTATCACCATCAGGCAGTTGTTTTCTCACACTGCGGGTTTTGCAGGAGATGAGAATGCCACTAATCTGCGCAATAAATATGAATACAGACGTAATTTGACCCTTGCCCAGGCGGTGGATTCTATTGCTGTTTATACACCACTGGCGAATACTCCGGGTGCGGCCTTCAGCTATGGTAGTACCAGCATGCAGATAGCCGGGAGGATCGCTGAAATTGTTTCAGGTAAATCCTGGCAGGTGCTGTTTAATGAAAAGATCGGGAAACCTTGTGAGATGAACGCAGTATACTCGACGACGAATATATTGAACCCTTTAATTGCCGGCGGAGTACATACGACAGCGAATGATTACCTGAATTTCCTGGAAATGTTGGAGAATAAGGGGCGTTTTAATGGCAGGCAGGTGTTAAGCACGCAGGCCATTGATCAGATGATGAAAGATCAGACGAACAATGCAGTTATCCGGAGTACGCCCTATCCTGCAAATCCGTTTGCAACTTATCCTTTGAGCGTCGTAAGATATGGAATAGGTAACTGGCTTGATGTTGTTGACGCCAGCGGTCATGTACAGGAAAGCAGCAGCCCGGGGTTGTTTGGTACGCATCCCTGGCAGGATACCAGGCATCATCTTGTTGGAATTATCTTCACACGGACCTCGGGTAAGAAAAGTAACCAGGTCAGTCTCAGGATCAGGCAGATGGTGAGAGATATTGTAGATAAAGGCTAA
- a CDS encoding nitrous oxide reductase accessory protein NosL, whose product MNKLFFLATIFSMLFFASCKRSFQPIDYGKESCAHCKMVIMDKKFACEIVDKKGKAYKFDDLICMRKFTSEQSLQENELLIFVAAFNDPGKFIDAKKAILLKADAFRTPMSGGLVAVETAEAAADIQQSVEHAEKTAWHDLK is encoded by the coding sequence ATGAACAAATTATTCTTTCTCGCTACAATCTTCTCAATGCTGTTCTTTGCCTCCTGCAAACGCAGCTTTCAGCCGATCGACTACGGAAAAGAATCCTGTGCCCACTGCAAAATGGTTATCATGGACAAAAAATTTGCCTGTGAAATCGTAGATAAAAAGGGGAAAGCATACAAATTTGATGACCTGATCTGCATGAGAAAGTTCACCAGCGAGCAGTCATTGCAGGAAAATGAGCTGCTGATTTTTGTCGCCGCATTTAACGATCCGGGCAAATTCATTGACGCCAAAAAAGCGATCCTTCTAAAAGCAGATGCATTCAGAACTCCGATGAGCGGGGGGCTCGTTGCCGTTGAAACAGCGGAAGCAGCGGCTGACATTCAACAATCAGTGGAACACGCCGAGAAAACGGCATGGCACGATCTAAAATAA